Proteins encoded by one window of Antechinus flavipes isolate AdamAnt ecotype Samford, QLD, Australia chromosome 4, AdamAnt_v2, whole genome shotgun sequence:
- the ODF2L gene encoding protein BCAP isoform X3, protein MDKPEKQENHPEELSLYYPSKTQENKQPWSTSENEVNWLKQDTLNEQTELERKLQETEIAANSVVSLIPIFKDFLAGFNSESVNSSIDILKAKLADNENENNVLKNKVLEKENYIQELFSFIQKEKKNTLKTSQLSHSVKLVQSRLQLQIQKKEAENDQLKSYMKNLKAEIDEWKLQLKTYEQKIIALKQTNEQKKIALKKAAKVCKERADFFTANIENLASQLRDREAKLSEALSASLAWKSHYEKAEEEKTDLEVQVETLKKKITNLLEEQQKKEDPKRNSNKDIFRKLNSSEPENENILLENEKLKITLANLEEKVISVENECLELREVEEKQKALVEVYKSQVQKLQKAVEDVKSRYEKLVCEKKLITQSKNSTLEEVRGQVESHSKELEHVHGLLDGAELKLLNCQERLLSCQGKYTDKSQTVQELRNQINDNQNLLKTFSLEEENNSKLKCENLKQKLEQMDAENEKLERKLASQEEYLKKNKFKFKEKSVEYNALARQLEVALEEGKQKVSEEIEKMTSREQALQTKILDLESEIRKKNEEQNQLVCILNTEPENH, encoded by the exons ATGGATAAGccagaaaaacaggaaaatcatCCTGAAGAACTGTCATTATACTATCCAAgtaaaacacaagaaaataagCAACCATGGAGTACAAGTGAAAATGAAGTAAACTG gctgAAACAAGATACCCTAAATGAACAGACTGAACTGGAGAGAAAActtcaggaaactgagattgCAGCTAATTCTGTAGTGTCACTAATACCAATATTTAAAGACTTCCTTGCTGGGTTTAATAGTGAAAGT GTGAACAGTTCAATTGACATATTGAAGGCCAAGTTAGCTGATAATGAAAACGAAAATAAT gttCTTAAAAATAAAGTTCTGGAAAAGGAGAACTATATCcaggaacttttttcttttattcagaaagaaaaa aaaaataccttaaaaacaaGTCAGCTTTCACATTCAGTGAAATTGGTTCAATCTCGTCTGCAGCTCCAGATTcagaaaaaagaagctgaaaatgaCCAGTTGAAATCTTATATGAag AACTTAAAAGCTGAGATAGACGAGTGGAAGCTACAATTGAAAAcatatgaacagaaaattattGCCCTGAAGCaaacaaatgagcaaaaaaaaatagccttGAAAAAAGCagctaaagtttgcaaagaaagAGCTGACTTTTTTACAGCAAATATTGAAAATCTGGCTTCTCAACTTAGAGATCGG GAAGCCAAGTTGTCTGAAGCACTTTCAGCTTCCCTTGCCTGGAAAAGTCATTATGAGaaagctgaagaagaaaagacagatttGGAGGTCCAGGTTGAGACtttgaaaaa GAagatcacaaatcttttggaagaacaacaaaagaaagaagatcctaaaagaaattcaaataaagatatttttagaaAACTTAACTCCAGTGAAccagaaaatgaaaacattcttcttgagaatgaaaaattaaag ATCACACTTGCTAATCTGGAGGAAAAAGTTATTTCAGTTGAAAATGAATGCTTGGAATTACGAGAAgtggaagaaaagcagaaagcacttgttgaagtgtataaatCTCAG GTACAGAAGTTACAAAAAGCAGTTGAAGACGTGAAAAGCAGATATGAAAAACTAGTTTGTGAAAAAAAGCTAATAACGCAAAGCAAAAACTCAACATTGGAGGAG GTAAGGGGCCAAGTGGAGTCGCATTCAAAGGAGTTAGAACATGTTCATGGTTTATTGGATGGGGCTGAGCTGAAGCTGCTGAACTGTCAGGAGAGACTCCTTTCTTGCCAAGGAAAATACACAGACAAATCCCAAACTGTCCAGGAGCTCCGGAATCAG attAATGATAATCAGAATCTTTTGAAAACATTCTCtttggaagaggaaaataattccaaattgaaatGTGAAAACCTTAAACA aaaattagaacagaTGGATGCAGAAAATGAAAAGCTTGAAAGGAAGCTGGCAAGCCAAGAAGAGTACCTGAAGAAgaacaaattcaaatttaaagaaaaatctgtAGAGTACAATGCCTTGGCCCGGCAGCTGGAAGTTGCTttagaagaaggaaaacaaaag GTttcagaagaaatagagaaaatgacaTCCAGAGAGCAGGctttacaaacaaaaatattagaCCTGGAAAgtgagattaggaaaaaaaatgaagaacaaaaccAACTTGTTTGCATATTAAATACT GAACCAGAGAATCATTGA
- the ODF2L gene encoding protein BCAP isoform X1, which yields MDKPEKQENHPEELSLYYPSKTQENKQPWSTSENEVNWLKQDTLNEQTELERKLQETEIAANSVVSLIPIFKDFLAGFNSESVNSSIDILKAKLADNENENNVLKNKVLEKENYIQELFSFIQKEKKNTLKTSQLSHSVKLVQSRLQLQIQKKEAENDQLKSYMKNLKAEIDEWKLQLKTYEQKIIALKQTNEQKKIALKKAAKVCKERADFFTANIENLASQLRDREAKLSEALSASLAWKSHYEKAEEEKTDLEVQVETLKKKITNLLEEQQKKEDPKRNSNKDIFRKLNSSEPENENILLENEKLKITLANLEEKVISVENECLELREVEEKQKALVEVYKSQVQKLQKAVEDVKSRYEKLVCEKKLITQSKNSTLEEVRGQVESHSKELEHVHGLLDGAELKLLNCQERLLSCQGKYTDKSQTVQELRNQINDNQNLLKTFSLEEENNSKLKCENLKQKLEQMDAENEKLERKLASQEEYLKKNKFKFKEKSVEYNALARQLEVALEEGKQKVSEEIEKMTSREQALQTKILDLESEIRKKNEEQNQLVCILNTKEQRQEICLKEIQHNLEKTENQNESILNYVQFLKNSYVTMFG from the exons ATGGATAAGccagaaaaacaggaaaatcatCCTGAAGAACTGTCATTATACTATCCAAgtaaaacacaagaaaataagCAACCATGGAGTACAAGTGAAAATGAAGTAAACTG gctgAAACAAGATACCCTAAATGAACAGACTGAACTGGAGAGAAAActtcaggaaactgagattgCAGCTAATTCTGTAGTGTCACTAATACCAATATTTAAAGACTTCCTTGCTGGGTTTAATAGTGAAAGT GTGAACAGTTCAATTGACATATTGAAGGCCAAGTTAGCTGATAATGAAAACGAAAATAAT gttCTTAAAAATAAAGTTCTGGAAAAGGAGAACTATATCcaggaacttttttcttttattcagaaagaaaaa aaaaataccttaaaaacaaGTCAGCTTTCACATTCAGTGAAATTGGTTCAATCTCGTCTGCAGCTCCAGATTcagaaaaaagaagctgaaaatgaCCAGTTGAAATCTTATATGAag AACTTAAAAGCTGAGATAGACGAGTGGAAGCTACAATTGAAAAcatatgaacagaaaattattGCCCTGAAGCaaacaaatgagcaaaaaaaaatagccttGAAAAAAGCagctaaagtttgcaaagaaagAGCTGACTTTTTTACAGCAAATATTGAAAATCTGGCTTCTCAACTTAGAGATCGG GAAGCCAAGTTGTCTGAAGCACTTTCAGCTTCCCTTGCCTGGAAAAGTCATTATGAGaaagctgaagaagaaaagacagatttGGAGGTCCAGGTTGAGACtttgaaaaa GAagatcacaaatcttttggaagaacaacaaaagaaagaagatcctaaaagaaattcaaataaagatatttttagaaAACTTAACTCCAGTGAAccagaaaatgaaaacattcttcttgagaatgaaaaattaaag ATCACACTTGCTAATCTGGAGGAAAAAGTTATTTCAGTTGAAAATGAATGCTTGGAATTACGAGAAgtggaagaaaagcagaaagcacttgttgaagtgtataaatCTCAG GTACAGAAGTTACAAAAAGCAGTTGAAGACGTGAAAAGCAGATATGAAAAACTAGTTTGTGAAAAAAAGCTAATAACGCAAAGCAAAAACTCAACATTGGAGGAG GTAAGGGGCCAAGTGGAGTCGCATTCAAAGGAGTTAGAACATGTTCATGGTTTATTGGATGGGGCTGAGCTGAAGCTGCTGAACTGTCAGGAGAGACTCCTTTCTTGCCAAGGAAAATACACAGACAAATCCCAAACTGTCCAGGAGCTCCGGAATCAG attAATGATAATCAGAATCTTTTGAAAACATTCTCtttggaagaggaaaataattccaaattgaaatGTGAAAACCTTAAACA aaaattagaacagaTGGATGCAGAAAATGAAAAGCTTGAAAGGAAGCTGGCAAGCCAAGAAGAGTACCTGAAGAAgaacaaattcaaatttaaagaaaaatctgtAGAGTACAATGCCTTGGCCCGGCAGCTGGAAGTTGCTttagaagaaggaaaacaaaag GTttcagaagaaatagagaaaatgacaTCCAGAGAGCAGGctttacaaacaaaaatattagaCCTGGAAAgtgagattaggaaaaaaaatgaagaacaaaaccAACTTGTTTGCATATTAAATACT
- the ODF2L gene encoding protein BCAP isoform X2 yields the protein MDKPEKQENHPEELSLYYPSKTQENKQPWSTSENEVNWLKQDTLNEQTELERKLQETEIAANSVVSLIPIFKDFLAGFNSESVNSSIDILKAKLADNENENNVLKNKVLEKENYIQELFSFIQKEKKNTLKTSQLSHSVKLVQSRLQLQIQKKEAENDQLKSYMKNLKAEIDEWKLQLKTYEQKIIALKQTNEQKKIALKKAAKVCKERADFFTANIENLASQLRDREAKLSEALSASLAWKSHYEKAEEEKTDLEVQVETLKKKITNLLEEQQKKEDPKRNSNKDIFRKLNSSEPENENILLENEKLKITLANLEEKVISVENECLELREVEEKQKALVEVYKSQVQKLQKAVEDVKSRYEKLVCEKKLITQSKNSTLEEVRGQVESHSKELEHVHGLLDGAELKLLNCQERLLSCQGKYTDKSQTVQELRNQINDNQNLLKTFSLEEENNSKLKCENLKQKLEQMDAENEKLERKLASQEEYLKKNKFKFKEKSVEYNALARQLEVALEEGKQKVSEEIEKMTSREQALQTKILDLESEIRKKNEEQNQLVCILNTSEKMKN from the exons ATGGATAAGccagaaaaacaggaaaatcatCCTGAAGAACTGTCATTATACTATCCAAgtaaaacacaagaaaataagCAACCATGGAGTACAAGTGAAAATGAAGTAAACTG gctgAAACAAGATACCCTAAATGAACAGACTGAACTGGAGAGAAAActtcaggaaactgagattgCAGCTAATTCTGTAGTGTCACTAATACCAATATTTAAAGACTTCCTTGCTGGGTTTAATAGTGAAAGT GTGAACAGTTCAATTGACATATTGAAGGCCAAGTTAGCTGATAATGAAAACGAAAATAAT gttCTTAAAAATAAAGTTCTGGAAAAGGAGAACTATATCcaggaacttttttcttttattcagaaagaaaaa aaaaataccttaaaaacaaGTCAGCTTTCACATTCAGTGAAATTGGTTCAATCTCGTCTGCAGCTCCAGATTcagaaaaaagaagctgaaaatgaCCAGTTGAAATCTTATATGAag AACTTAAAAGCTGAGATAGACGAGTGGAAGCTACAATTGAAAAcatatgaacagaaaattattGCCCTGAAGCaaacaaatgagcaaaaaaaaatagccttGAAAAAAGCagctaaagtttgcaaagaaagAGCTGACTTTTTTACAGCAAATATTGAAAATCTGGCTTCTCAACTTAGAGATCGG GAAGCCAAGTTGTCTGAAGCACTTTCAGCTTCCCTTGCCTGGAAAAGTCATTATGAGaaagctgaagaagaaaagacagatttGGAGGTCCAGGTTGAGACtttgaaaaa GAagatcacaaatcttttggaagaacaacaaaagaaagaagatcctaaaagaaattcaaataaagatatttttagaaAACTTAACTCCAGTGAAccagaaaatgaaaacattcttcttgagaatgaaaaattaaag ATCACACTTGCTAATCTGGAGGAAAAAGTTATTTCAGTTGAAAATGAATGCTTGGAATTACGAGAAgtggaagaaaagcagaaagcacttgttgaagtgtataaatCTCAG GTACAGAAGTTACAAAAAGCAGTTGAAGACGTGAAAAGCAGATATGAAAAACTAGTTTGTGAAAAAAAGCTAATAACGCAAAGCAAAAACTCAACATTGGAGGAG GTAAGGGGCCAAGTGGAGTCGCATTCAAAGGAGTTAGAACATGTTCATGGTTTATTGGATGGGGCTGAGCTGAAGCTGCTGAACTGTCAGGAGAGACTCCTTTCTTGCCAAGGAAAATACACAGACAAATCCCAAACTGTCCAGGAGCTCCGGAATCAG attAATGATAATCAGAATCTTTTGAAAACATTCTCtttggaagaggaaaataattccaaattgaaatGTGAAAACCTTAAACA aaaattagaacagaTGGATGCAGAAAATGAAAAGCTTGAAAGGAAGCTGGCAAGCCAAGAAGAGTACCTGAAGAAgaacaaattcaaatttaaagaaaaatctgtAGAGTACAATGCCTTGGCCCGGCAGCTGGAAGTTGCTttagaagaaggaaaacaaaag GTttcagaagaaatagagaaaatgacaTCCAGAGAGCAGGctttacaaacaaaaatattagaCCTGGAAAgtgagattaggaaaaaaaatgaagaacaaaaccAACTTGTTTGCATATTAAATACT